GGGGCTCAGCCAGGTGCGGCCGCGCCGGCCGCGGCCGGCGGTCTGGCGCTCGGCGACGGCCAGCGCGCCCTCGCCGGCGCCCGCCTCGGCGAGGGCGCGGCCGGCGTCCTGGGTGGAGGTCGTCTCGGCCAGGTAGACGACCTCGTCCAAGAGCGGACCCGCGTAGCGCCGCAGCAACGGCCGCGGCGCCGGCGTCCCCGGCCGGAGGCGGTAGCCGCGCGGCCCCGACTCGATCGGGTACCCCGCCCGCTGCAACCGCTGCACGCGCTTGTGCACGGCCACACGGCTCACCCCCAGGCGGCGGGCCAGCGCCTCGCCGCTGGTGAAGGCCTCGTCGAGTTCGAGCAGCAACGCGTCGGGTCGCATCGTTAACCAGTATCGCATCCCCGGGTTAACCCCTCAACTCCCATGCCCCCTTAACCGCCAGCCGGTAGACTCGGGCTATGCGACGACTGCTCATCGCCCTCGGGGCGTTTTGGGGCCTCGGCCTGGCCGCGGGCCTGGTGCTGCCCTTCGACGGCCCCGGCGGCCGCGCCCTCGCGCTGGCCCTGGCCGACCGCGTGGGCGCCCCCTCTCCGACGATCGCCCAGCTGACCCTGCCCGATACCCCCTGGCCCCAGGGCTGGGGCTACGTCCTCGACGACCCCCACGGACCCGCGGGGGCGCGGCTGGCCTACGAGGCCAGCGCCGCCGACTGGGTGCTGGTGGGGCGCGTGACCGCGGACGGCTGGCTCGACGCCCACCTCTACGGCCCCGCGGGACCGGAGCGCGCGCGCTTCAGCGAGCCGCAGCTGCTCGCCGACTGGCTCGCGCTCAAGGTGGGGGCCGAGCGCCGGCCGCTGATCCTGGAACCGCAGCTCGACGGTCCGCTGAGCCGGCTGCTCGACGGCGACGTGGAAGGCGCGGCGCGCGCGCTCGCGGAGCTGACGCCGCGGGCGCGGGCCCGGCTCGAGGCCGAGATCGCCGCGGTCAAGGGCCTGTTCGCCCACGGACCCGACCTGGCCGCGCTGGGGCTGCCCCCGGGCGTGGTGGACTACTGGGCCCACCACAAGGACCCCGAGGCCATGGCGGACGCCGGAATGGGGCCCGTCTGGAAGGCCTTCTTCCCCATCACCCGCGACGACCGCCCCGCCGCCCGCGAGCGCGCCCTGGCGCTTCTCGGCTCCGACCGCGCCCTCGACCTGGCGGGGGCGTTGCTGCTGCTGCGGGCGCTCGACGACCCGGCCTGGGTCCAGGCGGCGCGGCGGCTCACCGCCGCGGCCCCGGAGCTGACCCTGGGCTGGGAGGAGCTCAGCTTCGCCGCCTTCGACGCCGGCGACGCCGACGAGGCCGCCTACGCCCTCGAACGCGCCCTGGCCCTCGACCCCGAAAACGACCTCTACTGGACCAACCTGGGCTGGGCGCGTTACCTGCAAGGCGACCTGCCCGGCGCCATCGCCGCCTCGCTGCGGGCCATGCGGCTCGCGCCCAACCCCACGGCCGCCTACAACCTGGGCCTCTTCTACGCGCTCGCGCGCGACCACGAGCGCGCCTTCGACCGCTACCTGGAGGCGCTGCGAATCGACGACGAGGGCGTCACCCCGATGGCGCTCGAGGACCTGGCCAAGACCCACCGCACCGACCTGCTCTACTGGCAGGGCTTCCTGCTCGAGCGCACCGGCCGCGCGGACGAGGCCCGGCAGGCCTACACCGGCTTCCTGGCCGAGCACCCCGACCACCCGCTGGCCCCGCTGGCGCGCGAGGCGCTGGCGGCGCTGGAGCGCGTCCGGACCCGGCTCGAGCTGCTGGGCTTCCGCCTGGGGCCGCTGGACGTCGGCTTCGAGATCGGCACCGGCGAGGCGGTGCGCCCGCTCTTGCGCGCCGAAACCGACGGCTACCTGCCGAGCGCCCCCGTGGAGGTCGAGGTGCGCTCGGACGCAGGCGTGGTCGCCCACGGCCGCGACGAGGTGACCCTGCCCCCGCTCACCTCCGACTGGACCCGCGAGCTCGCCCCGCTGACGGTGTCCGAGCCGGGCCGCTACCGCGTCACCGTCCGCTACGCCGGCCAGCGCGTCGAGGCGGAGCTGCGCGTCCGCCCCGGCCACCTGGCGCGGCGGCTTCTGGGGCAGGAGGTCGTCCCCCTGGGGCTCGGGGGCACGCCGCTGCTCGCCCCCGAGGAGCTGGCCGCCCCGGACGGCACGGACCGTCTGGTCGC
This genomic stretch from Oceanithermus profundus DSM 14977 harbors:
- a CDS encoding tetratricopeptide repeat protein, with amino-acid sequence MRRLLIALGAFWGLGLAAGLVLPFDGPGGRALALALADRVGAPSPTIAQLTLPDTPWPQGWGYVLDDPHGPAGARLAYEASAADWVLVGRVTADGWLDAHLYGPAGPERARFSEPQLLADWLALKVGAERRPLILEPQLDGPLSRLLDGDVEGAARALAELTPRARARLEAEIAAVKGLFAHGPDLAALGLPPGVVDYWAHHKDPEAMADAGMGPVWKAFFPITRDDRPAARERALALLGSDRALDLAGALLLLRALDDPAWVQAARRLTAAAPELTLGWEELSFAAFDAGDADEAAYALERALALDPENDLYWTNLGWARYLQGDLPGAIAASLRAMRLAPNPTAAYNLGLFYALARDHERAFDRYLEALRIDDEGVTPMALEDLAKTHRTDLLYWQGFLLERTGRADEARQAYTGFLAEHPDHPLAPLAREALAALERVRTRLELLGFRLGPLDVGFEIGTGEAVRPLLRAETDGYLPSAPVEVEVRSDAGVVAHGRDEVTLPPLTSDWTRELAPLTVSEPGRYRVTVRYAGQRVEAELRVRPGHLARRLLGQEVVPLGLGGTPLLAPEELAAPDGTDRLVAAVLEAVRAAAPNAERVERFAKPLPAGPFQGKSVAQLMATADAGLVRRFLTAALEQPQLLLEQDAVNAFAAWLAELR